The genome window ATGAAAAAGGCAGCGGAACACTGCTTGGCTGAAGTAGAAACAGTGCACGCTCATTCCGAGCAGGAAGCCCTGCGGTTTTTACAGGATGGCTCGTTGCAGGAGTGGGAACTGCCCAAATTAATTTTGCTGGATTTATACCTGCCCAAACGCGAGAATGGCTGGCAGCTTTTGCAGCAAATCAAAAGCATGCCTGCACCATTCAACCAGATTCCCGTGGTCGTGCTTAGTTTTTCCAATAGCCCGGAGGATATTCGGCAAGTCTACCAATACGGTGGAGCGTCTTATTTAATCAAGCCAACTGCATTTCAGGACTGGCTGATTTACTTTCAGCGCCTCCGGTCTTACTGGTGGGAAACGGTAACACTGCCCCAGATGCGATTCTACCTATAAAACGTAGGCCTCTAGGTCATGACCAGAGGCGGTAGCGAAGCCATATTCAACCAATAGTACAACGTTTCATCCACGGCCTGTACCAGCAGGCTACTTACTTTTCCCAGCGCAATAATTGAGTTGGCCTGCCATTCGTAGCCCTGCTCTACTTCCTGCTTGGTGTCCTGATTAACGAGCAAAACAACCGGAATCACGCACAAACGCGGGTCTGACTTCAGGGCTCGTAACGTAATCATCCGATCGGTCTTTTCCGTACGGGCGTCAAGAATAACCAGCACCGGTAAATCATCAGCCGGATTGGTCTGGAGAACGCGCGGTAAAACAGATCCATTCTGAAAAGGAAGGAGCGTATAGTTGGGCCATTTTTTCTCGGCCATTTTTTGCAGCAAAACAAAGTCTTCAGCACTGTCCATGACCGCGATGATCGTCGACGAGCCTTGTGGAGGCTGGTCAGAAAGGGTATTCTCGACTGGAAGTTCTACCAGAGCCTGGGAGCGTAGCAGGGCGGTAATGTCATTCCAGCGGCGGCGGCTAACGGGCAACACGGTACCATCGAACAGATACATTTTCCCGGCCATCTTAGGGCGCGGCGGATTTTCCAGGTGATCAATACAGGTAGGATTTATCAGCGCCGTTTTGTGGATGCGTAAAAACTGAGGAAGCCGGGCTTCGAAATAGCTGATTGGTTTGCTAATCAGCGTTTTACGGCCGTCCCGGAAGTATACCCACGAATAATTACTAGCTCCCGAAAGATAACTAACTAAGGAAGGATATTCAAAAATTTCATTAATCGTACTCATTATCAATGTTCATTATGTAAGGATAGCGGTAACTAAAGTAGCACGTAAATTTGTAATTTGCTCAGAATTCTTTTCAATGGGCACAGATCAGAAACATATACGGCCCTGATAATCAGAATTTACGGGTTTATGTTAAGGAGCGTTAAAAGTGGGGTTTCGCGCCCAAAGGCCAGTGTGTAATTATTGTGGCTATAGCGCGTTGCAGGAAGCATTACAAAAGCTGTTGGAAATTAAACACGACAGTTTTTTTAACAGCCGCAGCCTAAATGTCTTCACCTCGCGCCCACGTCAGCACCTCAAAGAAGGCCCACATATACAAATTGGAACGTGCAGGGCATCGGGTAGAAGTTAATAATTTGATAATACGAATTTTGAATAGTAATTATTTAATCTAAATGCCTTTATACAGGTATCCTAATCACCTAGTACCTGTCTAATGATTCAGATTAATAATGCCATTCAACCGGCAGACCTTCGTCCAAAACTGCAACGGTTTTGGGAGCTATCCGCGCAAAAAATCCGCCTGATCGACCAGGAGTACGATCTTTCCAAAGGCTCGCCCGTTTTTACCGTCCAGGGAAAATACACCACCCGGGGCTGGACCGAGTGGACCCAGGGCTTTCAGTACGGGTCGTCCATTCTTCAATTTGACGCCACCGGCGATACCTATTTTCTGGAAGCCGGTCGGAAAAAAACCGTGGAGGTGATGGCCCCCCACGTCAGCCACATCGGCGTGCACGATCACGGGTTCAACAACGTCAGTACCTACGGCAACCTGCTGCGGCTCATGCACGAAGGGAAGCTACCTCATAACGAGTGGGAGAAAGCCTTTTACGAACTGGCGCTGAAAATCTCCGGGGCGGTGCAGGCCAGCCGCTGGACCACCATCAAAAACGGAGCGGGAACGCCCGCCGGATTTATTCACTCGTTCAACGGGCCACATTCGCTTTTTGTCGATACCATTCGTTCCTGCCGGGCGCTGGTGCTGAGTCATCAGTTGGGCCACGTATTTCAGGCCGAGGGCGACGTGAAAATTGATCTGCTCGAACGCGCGTTGCTGCACATGAAAGCCACCGCCGACTATTCGGTCTTCTACGGCGAAGGGCGTGACTCCTACGACATTTGGGGCCGCACGGCGCACGAAAGCGTTTTCAATACCAAAGACGGCAATTTCCGCTGTCCCAACTCACAGCAGGGTTATTCGGGCTTTACGACTTGGACGCGGGGATTGGCCTGGGCCATGTGCGGCTTTGCCGAGCAACTCGAATTTCTGGATACGCTGGATAAAAAGGGCCTTCAGGCGCATGGGGGCAGCGAAACGCTGGAAGCCTTTATGCTCCGCGCCGCCAAAGCAACCTGCGATTTTTACATCGATCATACGCCCATCAATGGCATTCCGTACTGGGACACGGGCGCGCCGAACCTGCATAAATTGGGCGATTACCTGGACCGCCCCGCCGAGCCGTTCAATGACTTTGAGCCGGTCGATAGCTCTGCCGCGGCCATCGGGGCGCAGGGGCTATTGCGCCTGGGAAAATACCTGAGTGATAAAGGCGAAACCGAAGCCGGACAGCGGTACTGGCAGGCGGGCTTAACCGTGCTGGACACCTTGCTGGAAGAGCCTTACCTAAGCGCCGATTCGGCGCATCAGGGATTGCTGCTGCACACAATTTACCACCGTCCTAACGGCTGGGATTACGTGCCCGAAGAAAGCCAGATCCCGTACGGAGAGTCTTGTATGTGGGGGGATTATCACGCGCGAGAGGTGGCACTTTACCTTCAGCGGGTCATCAAAAACGAACCGTATTACACCTTTTTTGGAGCCGTCCGATGAGCGCAGAACCGATCAACGATCTGTCTCGGCTGTGTGTGCATACCATCACCACCAAGCCCTGGCCCATCGAAGTGGCCGCCGAACAGTTTGCCAAGGCGGGTGTCGGGGGCATTACCGTCTGGCGGGATGCGCTGGCGAACCGGAACATCGCCCAGACCGGACAATTGCTGCGGGACCATAATCTGTCCGTGGTATCGCTTTGTCGCGGTGGATTTTTCCCGCACACGGACGCGGCGGGACGCCAAGCCGCCATTGACGACAACCGACGCGCGCTCGACGAAGCCGCCGAACTGGGCGCGCCGCACGTCGTGCTGGTTTGCGGGGCCGCTCCGGGCCAACCTTTAACGGAGTCGCGGAAGCAGATACAGGACGGGATTGCCGCCCTGCTGCCCCATGCCGAAGCCGTTGGCGTCAAACTGGCCATTGAGCCATTGCATCCGATGTATGCCGACAACCGCTCGGCCATCAACACGCTGGCGCAGGCCAACGACATGGCCGAAGAGCTGGCTTCGACGCATGTCGGGGTGGCCGTCGATGTCTACCACCTGTGGTGGGACCCAACGCTGGAGGCGGAGATTGCGCGCTGCGGTCGAAATGGCCATCTCTACGCGTTTCACATCTGCGACTGGAAAACGCCCACGCTCGATTTTCTGAACGACCGGGGACTGATGGGCGAAGGTTGCATCGACATTCGGCAGATTCGGAGCTGGGTGGAAGCTACGGGCTTTACCGACTTTAATGAAGTCGAAATATTCTCCAATCGCTACTGGTCTGAGGATCAAGCTCAATTTTTGGAAAAAATTAAACACGCATACCTGAATCATTCCTAAAACCCACATGAAAGAACACAAAGTAGGCATTATTATGAATGGCGTAACGGGCCGGATGGGCACCAACCAGCACCTGCTACGCTCCATTGCCGCCATCATCAAACAGGGTGGCGTTAAAGTGGGTACCGACGAAGTGATCAT of Tellurirhabdus bombi contains these proteins:
- a CDS encoding sugar phosphate isomerase/epimerase family protein, with the protein product MSAEPINDLSRLCVHTITTKPWPIEVAAEQFAKAGVGGITVWRDALANRNIAQTGQLLRDHNLSVVSLCRGGFFPHTDAAGRQAAIDDNRRALDEAAELGAPHVVLVCGAAPGQPLTESRKQIQDGIAALLPHAEAVGVKLAIEPLHPMYADNRSAINTLAQANDMAEELASTHVGVAVDVYHLWWDPTLEAEIARCGRNGHLYAFHICDWKTPTLDFLNDRGLMGEGCIDIRQIRSWVEATGFTDFNEVEIFSNRYWSEDQAQFLEKIKHAYLNHS
- a CDS encoding response regulator; this translates as MKRNLRNAKMLIVEDNPDHWNLMKKAAEHCLAEVETVHAHSEQEALRFLQDGSLQEWELPKLILLDLYLPKRENGWQLLQQIKSMPAPFNQIPVVVLSFSNSPEDIRQVYQYGGASYLIKPTAFQDWLIYFQRLRSYWWETVTLPQMRFYL
- a CDS encoding response regulator transcription factor yields the protein MSTINEIFEYPSLVSYLSGASNYSWVYFRDGRKTLISKPISYFEARLPQFLRIHKTALINPTCIDHLENPPRPKMAGKMYLFDGTVLPVSRRRWNDITALLRSQALVELPVENTLSDQPPQGSSTIIAVMDSAEDFVLLQKMAEKKWPNYTLLPFQNGSVLPRVLQTNPADDLPVLVILDARTEKTDRMITLRALKSDPRLCVIPVVLLVNQDTKQEVEQGYEWQANSIIALGKVSSLLVQAVDETLYYWLNMASLPPLVMT
- a CDS encoding glycosyl hydrolase, producing MIQINNAIQPADLRPKLQRFWELSAQKIRLIDQEYDLSKGSPVFTVQGKYTTRGWTEWTQGFQYGSSILQFDATGDTYFLEAGRKKTVEVMAPHVSHIGVHDHGFNNVSTYGNLLRLMHEGKLPHNEWEKAFYELALKISGAVQASRWTTIKNGAGTPAGFIHSFNGPHSLFVDTIRSCRALVLSHQLGHVFQAEGDVKIDLLERALLHMKATADYSVFYGEGRDSYDIWGRTAHESVFNTKDGNFRCPNSQQGYSGFTTWTRGLAWAMCGFAEQLEFLDTLDKKGLQAHGGSETLEAFMLRAAKATCDFYIDHTPINGIPYWDTGAPNLHKLGDYLDRPAEPFNDFEPVDSSAAAIGAQGLLRLGKYLSDKGETEAGQRYWQAGLTVLDTLLEEPYLSADSAHQGLLLHTIYHRPNGWDYVPEESQIPYGESCMWGDYHAREVALYLQRVIKNEPYYTFFGAVR